From Gemmatimonadota bacterium, the proteins below share one genomic window:
- a CDS encoding hydantoinase B/oxoprolinase family protein, whose product MKDRTIDAVELEVLWNRLISIVNEQAAALMHASFTTVVREAGDLSAGVFDRGGNMLAQAVTGTPGHINTMANCVRHFVKAYPIDTLKLGDSLLTNDPWLGSGHLHDITVVTPVFYRGRGVGWFANTCHAMDIGGRTLGAGARQVYEEGLNIPIMKLFSEGEINRDLIAIVRANVREPDQVVGDLYAQQAGNDVGAVKLLQALEHYDLADLEGLSKLILDRSEAATREAISEIANGVYEDEVKLDGYDRPLVIRAKIIIKDRSLVVDYTGTSPQVDRGINVVYNYTHAYTTYPLKCAISPHIPNNEGSFRPITVTAPEGCILNAQFPCAVGARHLVGHFLSQPLFGALSQAIPDRVIADGSAGLWNTQLEGIGRTGERFAYIFFSAGGMGARPGDDGISATAFPSGIKGVPAEAIESVSPVIMHRRALIPDSGGAGTFRGGLGQEMVLSVDSEHPALHSCMYDRTRYAPRGFLGGRDGRCGELFLSDGTVLPPKGRYDLQPGQSVTLRIPGGGGYGSPFERDPKRVLEDVKQERLSIEAARDAYGVAITADLEVDVEETAVLRKK is encoded by the coding sequence ATGAAGGATCGCACAATTGATGCAGTTGAGCTGGAAGTGCTGTGGAATCGCCTTATTTCTATTGTGAATGAGCAGGCTGCAGCACTGATGCACGCTTCTTTTACAACGGTGGTGCGCGAGGCTGGCGATTTGTCTGCGGGGGTGTTTGACCGCGGGGGAAACATGCTGGCGCAAGCGGTGACGGGGACGCCGGGACATATCAATACGATGGCAAATTGCGTGCGGCATTTTGTGAAGGCGTATCCGATTGATACGCTGAAACTCGGCGATAGTTTGCTCACCAATGATCCGTGGTTGGGGTCGGGGCATTTGCACGATATTACGGTTGTTACGCCGGTTTTTTATCGAGGTAGGGGCGTGGGGTGGTTTGCCAATACTTGCCATGCAATGGATATTGGTGGTCGCACGCTGGGTGCCGGTGCGCGTCAGGTGTATGAAGAGGGCCTGAATATCCCGATTATGAAATTGTTTAGCGAAGGGGAGATCAATCGCGATTTGATCGCAATTGTGCGGGCAAATGTGCGCGAGCCAGATCAGGTCGTCGGCGATTTGTACGCGCAGCAGGCGGGGAATGATGTGGGGGCTGTCAAGTTGCTTCAGGCGCTGGAACATTACGATCTCGCAGATCTGGAAGGGTTGTCGAAACTGATTTTGGATCGGTCAGAAGCGGCGACCCGAGAGGCGATTTCGGAGATCGCAAATGGCGTTTATGAGGATGAAGTGAAACTCGATGGGTACGATAGGCCGCTGGTTATTCGCGCAAAAATTATTATTAAAGATCGCAGTTTGGTAGTTGATTATACGGGCACATCGCCACAGGTGGATCGCGGGATCAATGTGGTGTACAATTATACGCATGCTTATACGACTTATCCTTTGAAATGCGCCATTAGTCCGCATATTCCCAATAATGAAGGCAGTTTTCGTCCCATAACAGTTACGGCACCTGAGGGATGTATTTTAAACGCGCAATTTCCGTGTGCTGTGGGCGCGCGGCACCTGGTTGGGCATTTTCTTTCACAACCGCTGTTTGGGGCACTTTCTCAGGCGATTCCCGATCGCGTGATTGCCGATGGGTCGGCTGGGCTTTGGAATACGCAGTTGGAGGGGATAGGTCGCACGGGTGAACGCTTTGCGTATATCTTTTTTTCCGCAGGTGGTATGGGCGCGCGTCCCGGCGATGATGGGATTTCGGCGACGGCGTTTCCCAGTGGGATTAAGGGTGTGCCTGCCGAAGCGATTGAGTCCGTGTCGCCAGTGATTATGCACAGGCGCGCGTTGATTCCCGATTCTGGCGGTGCGGGTACTTTTCGAGGGGGGCTGGGGCAGGAGATGGTGTTGTCTGTTGATTCCGAACATCCCGCGCTGCATTCGTGTATGTACGATCGCACGCGCTATGCACCGCGCGGTTTTTTGGGGGGGCGCGATGGCAGGTGCGGCGAACTTTTTTTATCGGATGGCACTGTTTTGCCGCCAAAGGGGCGCTATGACCTCCAACCCGGGCAGTCGGTGACATTGCGTATTCCGGGTGGTGGGGGCTATGGGTCGCCTTTTGAACGCGATCCCAAAAGAGTACTGGAGGATGTTAAACAGGAGCGGCTATCAATTGAAGCTGCGCGAGATGCTTACGGCGTGGCGATTACGGCTGATCTCGAGGTGGATGTTGAGGAGACCGCTGTTTTGAGGAAAAAATAA